One window from the genome of Actinoplanes teichomyceticus ATCC 31121 encodes:
- a CDS encoding NUDIX domain-containing protein, whose protein sequence is MKIRRVAAYGVCRAADGRILLTRGSHRSAFPGVWSLPGGGVDHGEHPADAVVREFAEETGLAVAITGIRSVVADVVALPDGSVEHTDRILYDVTVTGGDLRPETDGTTDLAEWVPPAVAAGLPLLPFTARALGTQFVEPDAVPVGDEPPYRTDRVQRFGAYGLVTDPAGRILLARIAEGYPGGGLWHLPGGGTDYAETPEAAMLRELYEETSQRGRIEGLLSVGHRYDPAALGPEGVPMDWHVIRVVYRVVVEEPVTAAVTEAAGGSTDRASWFTPDEVAGLPLSELAREALAQAG, encoded by the coding sequence GTGAAGATCAGAAGGGTGGCGGCGTACGGCGTGTGCCGCGCCGCCGACGGCCGCATCCTGCTCACCCGGGGATCGCACCGCAGCGCGTTCCCCGGGGTCTGGTCGCTGCCCGGCGGCGGCGTGGACCACGGCGAGCACCCGGCCGACGCGGTCGTCCGCGAGTTCGCCGAGGAGACCGGCCTGGCCGTCGCCATCACCGGGATCCGCTCCGTGGTGGCCGACGTGGTCGCGCTGCCGGACGGGTCGGTCGAGCACACCGACCGGATCCTCTACGACGTCACGGTCACCGGCGGCGACCTGCGCCCGGAGACGGACGGCACCACCGACCTCGCCGAGTGGGTGCCGCCGGCCGTGGCGGCCGGGCTGCCGCTGCTGCCGTTCACCGCCCGGGCACTAGGGACGCAGTTCGTCGAGCCGGACGCCGTGCCGGTCGGCGACGAGCCGCCGTACCGCACCGACCGGGTGCAGCGCTTCGGGGCGTACGGCCTGGTCACCGACCCGGCCGGGCGGATCCTGCTGGCCCGGATCGCCGAGGGCTACCCGGGTGGCGGCCTCTGGCACCTGCCCGGCGGCGGCACCGACTACGCCGAGACGCCGGAAGCGGCCATGCTCCGCGAGCTCTACGAGGAGACTTCGCAGCGCGGACGGATCGAGGGTCTGCTCAGCGTCGGACACCGGTACGACCCGGCCGCGCTCGGCCCCGAGGGCGTCCCGATGGACTGGCATGTGATCCGGGTCGTCTACCGGGTAGTAGTGGAGGAACCCGTCACCGCGGCCGTCACCGAGGCGGCCGGCGGGTCCACCGACCGGGCGTCCTGGTTCACCCCGGATGAGGTGGCCGGACTGCCGCTCAGCGAACTGGCCCGGGAAGCACTCGCCCAGGCGGGCTAA
- a CDS encoding CDP-alcohol phosphatidyltransferase family protein: MPSTPWRRRRSTDSPRPAGRRWAGRLRRGGTLARQALLVRVGRRSAETSRAATATRAEVLYTGSEPGLSRTIPAPGVPLDTTAFDQPVLDEPAPASIPLLPGERTMARRVRFGLVNACTLSSLGLGLLAIFVAMAGKPQIAAVCLVACVAFDGLDGALARKLGVASPFGAQMDSLADMCSFGLAAPVVVYASLTQEAVPQPAAALACALVAGCAAIRLARFNVSPKDGRFFSGVPTTMAAAVLALAVLIDLPLPGMAVLAGVALLAFAMVSSFPYAKLARVVKLPPWLWLLPVVGALMQPRMTFVLVVATYLASGPILWMRAKRA; this comes from the coding sequence GTGCCGAGTACCCCTTGGCGCCGGCGTCGATCGACGGATAGTCCCCGTCCCGCCGGTCGCCGCTGGGCTGGCCGCTTGCGCCGAGGCGGGACACTCGCCCGGCAAGCCCTGCTGGTTCGGGTGGGTCGCCGCTCCGCCGAGACGAGCCGGGCCGCCACCGCGACCCGCGCCGAGGTGCTGTACACCGGGTCGGAACCGGGGCTGAGCCGCACCATTCCCGCCCCCGGAGTTCCCCTGGACACCACCGCCTTCGACCAGCCGGTCCTCGACGAGCCGGCCCCGGCGTCGATCCCGCTGCTGCCCGGCGAGCGCACCATGGCGCGCCGGGTCCGGTTCGGCCTGGTCAACGCCTGCACCCTGAGCAGCCTCGGCCTCGGCCTGCTGGCCATCTTCGTGGCCATGGCCGGCAAGCCGCAGATCGCGGCCGTCTGCCTGGTCGCCTGCGTCGCCTTCGACGGACTGGACGGCGCGCTGGCCCGCAAGCTCGGCGTCGCCAGCCCGTTCGGCGCGCAGATGGACTCGCTGGCCGACATGTGCTCGTTCGGCCTGGCCGCGCCGGTCGTGGTCTACGCCTCGCTGACCCAGGAGGCGGTGCCGCAGCCGGCCGCCGCGCTGGCCTGTGCCCTGGTGGCCGGCTGCGCCGCGATCCGGCTGGCCCGCTTCAACGTCTCACCCAAGGACGGCCGCTTCTTCTCCGGCGTGCCGACCACGATGGCCGCGGCGGTGCTCGCCCTGGCCGTGCTGATCGACCTGCCGCTGCCCGGGATGGCGGTGCTGGCCGGCGTCGCGCTGCTCGCCTTCGCGATGGTCTCCAGCTTTCCGTACGCGAAGCTCGCCCGCGTCGTGAAGCTCCCGCCGTGGCTGTGGCTGCTGCCGGTGGTCGGCGCGCTGATGCAGCCGCGGATGACCTTCGTGCTGGTCGTCGCGACGTACCTGGCCTCCGGCCCGATCCTGTGGATGCGCGCCAAGCGCGCCTGA
- a CDS encoding phosphatidylserine decarboxylase, whose product MTQFPAVPATPVPAVGARAARALTAEFARQNTATTALLVGADHAGAVVAAAVEALLPGDTLVLVPGERSSADLLRGHISGLGSWVADRVRIVDSLDDAPTADVVIVGEPVTGTAEETRGLIDELTKHLNDGAVLTVATPAGPGRTAGAAAELFRQGSLFGVGSDLVVRNQPPLRVHKLRFTPAQVATAATLAPAYRPSSVPLTRTMHIDSNGVAAAGIALGLAALARRARPKSKLWLLPAVAAAPVAAFFRDPERDVPSDPSAVVAAADGKVLSIERMHDERFGPDEFLRIAVFLSVFDVHVNRSPVAGRVADYFVEEGGYANAMTAAAEHNVAAYTVLDTDHGTVAVAQRTGLIARRIVQRAPVGTLVAKGERFGLIRFGSRTDVYLPADKAEALVSVDERVIGGATVIARWK is encoded by the coding sequence ATGACCCAGTTTCCCGCCGTGCCCGCCACGCCCGTCCCGGCCGTGGGAGCCCGGGCCGCTCGCGCCCTGACCGCCGAGTTCGCCCGGCAGAACACGGCCACCACCGCCCTGCTGGTCGGCGCCGACCACGCCGGGGCCGTGGTGGCCGCCGCCGTCGAGGCGCTGCTGCCGGGTGACACGCTCGTCCTGGTGCCCGGCGAGCGCAGCAGCGCCGACCTGCTCCGTGGTCACATCAGCGGCCTGGGCAGCTGGGTGGCCGACCGGGTGCGGATCGTCGACTCCCTGGACGACGCCCCGACCGCGGACGTGGTGATCGTCGGCGAGCCGGTCACCGGCACCGCCGAGGAGACCCGCGGCCTGATCGACGAGCTGACCAAGCACCTGAACGACGGCGCGGTGCTCACCGTCGCCACCCCGGCCGGACCGGGCCGCACCGCGGGCGCCGCCGCCGAGCTGTTCCGGCAGGGCTCGCTCTTCGGCGTCGGCTCCGACCTGGTGGTCCGCAACCAGCCGCCGCTGCGGGTGCACAAGCTGCGCTTCACCCCGGCGCAGGTGGCGACCGCGGCCACCCTCGCCCCGGCGTACCGGCCGTCCAGCGTGCCGCTGACCCGCACCATGCACATCGACTCCAACGGCGTCGCCGCGGCCGGCATCGCGCTCGGTCTGGCCGCGCTGGCCCGCCGGGCCCGGCCCAAGTCGAAGCTGTGGCTGCTGCCCGCGGTGGCCGCCGCCCCGGTCGCGGCGTTCTTCCGGGACCCGGAGCGCGACGTGCCGAGCGATCCGTCGGCCGTGGTCGCCGCCGCCGACGGCAAGGTGCTCTCCATCGAGCGGATGCACGACGAGCGCTTCGGGCCGGACGAGTTCCTGCGCATCGCGGTCTTCCTGTCGGTCTTCGACGTGCACGTCAACCGCTCGCCGGTGGCCGGCCGGGTGGCCGACTACTTCGTCGAGGAGGGCGGCTATGCGAACGCGATGACCGCCGCCGCCGAGCACAACGTGGCGGCGTACACGGTCCTGGACACCGACCACGGCACCGTCGCGGTCGCGCAGCGCACCGGACTGATCGCCCGGCGCATCGTGCAGCGCGCGCCGGTCGGCACCCTGGTCGCCAAGGGCGAGCGGTTCGGCCTGATCCGGTTCGGGTCGCGTACCGACGTCTACCTGCCGGCCGACAAGGCGGAGGCGCTGGTCAGCGTCGACGAGCGGGTCATCGGCGGCGCCACGGTCATCGCCCGCTGGAAGTGA
- a CDS encoding PspC domain-containing protein: MNDEAAEPRTPGTGPEGGPAPSATAQTPPPPPGANVPPWLSAAGAAFARQQLVRPRDGRYIAGVCGALARRTNTDPVLWRVLLAVLGVLGGAGVLFYLIGWLIIPSEGDSASPVESLLGKGRSGMSPLSVVLLGSAALLTFSFVVSDGARASMLAAAVLVGAFLLIKRGAPGEAAMFPPAPPADPAAPPAEEPTVAFGAPPAAAPAGQPVTPPAPPPYEPPRWTPPAESGYRPPFAPHGPFAGAGAFPPPPPAPAKPAKPPKPPKERSILGRLTFFAIVVVMGVLAATDMAGVNVTVSAYFAAALATIALGLLVGAWFGRARGLIFLAVLTTAGLLVATGTERWGSEFRDSVYRPASLAEVADSYEFTLGNVALDLRGVDFSNAEQTTSVSMKVGQLRVLLPQNVDATASVRVGGRAVLFGQETSGSTAQSRSVTDLGADGAGGGKLTLDLRLDTGNLEVIR; the protein is encoded by the coding sequence ATGAACGACGAAGCTGCCGAACCCCGTACCCCGGGCACCGGTCCAGAGGGCGGGCCGGCGCCTTCCGCCACGGCGCAGACGCCGCCGCCCCCACCGGGCGCGAACGTGCCGCCGTGGCTGTCCGCGGCCGGCGCCGCGTTCGCCCGCCAGCAGCTGGTCCGCCCCCGCGACGGGCGCTACATCGCCGGCGTGTGCGGCGCGCTGGCCCGCCGCACCAACACCGACCCGGTGCTGTGGCGGGTGCTGCTGGCGGTGCTGGGCGTGCTCGGTGGCGCGGGCGTGCTGTTCTATCTGATCGGCTGGCTGATCATCCCGTCCGAGGGGGACTCCGCCTCGCCGGTGGAGTCGCTGCTCGGCAAGGGCCGCAGCGGGATGTCGCCGCTGTCGGTGGTGCTGCTCGGCAGCGCCGCGCTGCTCACCTTCTCGTTCGTGGTCAGCGACGGCGCCCGGGCCAGCATGCTCGCGGCGGCCGTGCTCGTCGGCGCGTTCCTGCTGATCAAAAGGGGCGCGCCGGGCGAGGCCGCGATGTTCCCGCCGGCGCCGCCGGCCGATCCGGCGGCCCCGCCGGCCGAGGAGCCCACGGTGGCCTTCGGCGCGCCGCCCGCCGCCGCACCGGCCGGCCAGCCGGTGACCCCGCCGGCTCCCCCGCCGTACGAACCGCCCCGCTGGACGCCGCCGGCCGAGTCCGGCTACCGGCCGCCGTTCGCGCCGCACGGGCCGTTCGCCGGCGCCGGGGCGTTCCCGCCGCCCCCGCCCGCCCCGGCGAAGCCCGCGAAACCGCCCAAGCCGCCGAAGGAGCGCTCGATCCTGGGCCGGCTCACCTTCTTCGCGATCGTCGTGGTGATGGGCGTGCTGGCCGCGACGGACATGGCCGGGGTGAACGTGACCGTCTCGGCGTACTTCGCTGCCGCGCTGGCCACCATCGCGCTCGGCCTGCTGGTCGGCGCCTGGTTCGGTCGCGCCCGCGGACTGATCTTCCTGGCCGTCCTGACCACGGCCGGTCTGCTGGTCGCCACCGGCACCGAGCGCTGGGGCAGTGAGTTCCGCGACAGCGTGTACCGCCCGGCCAGCCTCGCCGAGGTCGCCGACTCCTACGAGTTCACCCTCGGCAACGTCGCCCTGGACCTGCGCGGCGTGGACTTCAGCAACGCCGAGCAGACCACCTCGGTGAGCATGAAGGTCGGACAACTGCGCGTGCTGCTGCCGCAGAACGTGGACGCCACCGCCTCGGTCCGGGTCGGCGGCCGCGCGGTGCTCTTCGGCCAGGAGACCAGCGGCTCCACGGCGCAGTCACGTTCGGTCACCGACCTCGGGGCGGACGGCGCCGGCGGCGGCAAGCTCACGCTGGACCTGCGACTGGACACCGGAAACCTGGAGGTGATCCGATGA
- a CDS encoding ATP-binding protein: MTTAAPPQPRRLYRPREHRIVAGVAAGLAGHLGLPVLAVRIGLVVLLGFNALGLLLYAAYWAVLPQEARNEETPARRDLAALVPFAAIGLGVVLLQALVFGGQVATTVGWMIAVVAVGAGVIWHQSDPTRREQWIDPNTPTPWLAAIVGETDRRSFMFRFVGGGILVAIGVIGAVAVYAPADSLSSVLNGMIFALVGLLGVGVVVAPLIWRTFGQLRAEREGRIREQERAEVAAMIHDQVLHTLALIQRNSADIKEVQRLARGQERSLRNWLYKPTASPTERFAAALEQAAAEVEDTYAIGVETVVVGDARCDERVAALVAAAREALVNAARHAGVQTVSLYAEVEPDELSVFVRDRGTGFDPAGVADTRHGVRGSIIGRMQRHGGRAEIRSAPGDGTEVRLTLPVRESVTAGKESAR; the protein is encoded by the coding sequence GTGACTACCGCTGCCCCGCCCCAGCCGCGCCGGCTGTACCGGCCCCGCGAGCACCGGATCGTGGCCGGGGTCGCCGCCGGGCTGGCGGGCCATCTGGGCCTGCCGGTGCTGGCGGTGCGCATCGGCCTGGTGGTCCTGCTCGGTTTCAACGCGCTCGGCCTGCTGCTCTACGCGGCGTACTGGGCGGTGCTGCCGCAGGAGGCCCGCAACGAGGAGACCCCGGCCCGCCGGGACCTCGCCGCGCTGGTGCCGTTCGCGGCGATCGGCCTCGGCGTGGTGCTGTTGCAGGCGCTGGTCTTCGGTGGCCAGGTGGCCACCACGGTGGGCTGGATGATCGCGGTGGTGGCGGTCGGCGCCGGGGTGATCTGGCACCAGTCCGACCCGACCCGCCGCGAGCAGTGGATCGATCCGAACACGCCGACGCCCTGGCTGGCCGCGATCGTCGGGGAGACCGACCGGCGCTCCTTCATGTTCCGCTTCGTCGGCGGCGGCATCCTGGTCGCGATCGGCGTGATCGGCGCGGTCGCGGTCTACGCGCCGGCCGACTCGCTCTCCTCGGTCCTCAACGGCATGATCTTCGCGCTGGTCGGCCTGCTCGGGGTCGGCGTGGTGGTGGCGCCGCTGATCTGGCGCACCTTCGGCCAGCTGCGCGCCGAGCGGGAGGGCCGGATCCGCGAGCAGGAGCGGGCCGAGGTGGCCGCGATGATCCACGACCAGGTGCTGCACACGCTCGCCCTGATCCAGCGCAACTCGGCGGACATCAAGGAGGTCCAGCGGCTGGCCCGCGGCCAGGAGCGCAGCCTGCGCAACTGGCTGTACAAACCGACCGCGTCGCCGACCGAGCGGTTCGCCGCCGCGCTCGAGCAGGCCGCCGCCGAGGTCGAGGACACGTACGCGATCGGTGTGGAGACCGTGGTGGTCGGCGACGCCCGGTGCGACGAGCGGGTCGCGGCGCTGGTCGCCGCCGCGCGGGAGGCGCTGGTCAACGCCGCGCGGCACGCGGGCGTGCAGACCGTGTCGCTCTACGCCGAGGTGGAGCCGGACGAGCTGAGCGTGTTCGTCCGGGACCGCGGCACCGGGTTCGATCCGGCCGGAGTGGCCGACACCCGCCACGGGGTCCGTGGTTCGATCATCGGACGGATGCAGCGCCACGGCGGCCGCGCGGAGATCCGCAGCGCGCCCGGCGACGGTACGGAAGTGCGTCTCACCCTCCCGGTCCGGGAGAGCGTGACCGCCGGTAAGGAGTCAGCACGATGA
- a CDS encoding response regulator produces the protein MTESVTRPDGRLTVFLVDDHAMFRAGVRAELGRHVEVVGEASTVAEAISRIAAVGPDVVLLDVHMPDGGGRAVLEAIRRTHPQVRFLALSVSDAAEDVIGLIRAGARGYVTKTISPDELAAAVRRVADGDAVFSPRLAGFVLDAFASRPDVPVADPELDQLTNREREVLRLLARGYAYKEIAKELYISIKTVETHVSNVLRKLQMSNRYELSRWAADRRLV, from the coding sequence ATGACCGAGTCCGTGACCCGGCCGGACGGCCGGTTGACCGTCTTCCTGGTCGACGATCACGCGATGTTCCGCGCCGGGGTGCGCGCCGAGCTGGGCCGGCACGTCGAGGTGGTGGGTGAGGCCAGCACGGTGGCCGAGGCGATCAGCCGGATCGCCGCCGTCGGGCCGGACGTGGTGCTGCTGGACGTGCACATGCCCGACGGCGGCGGCCGCGCGGTGCTGGAGGCGATCCGGCGTACCCATCCGCAGGTGCGCTTCCTGGCGCTGTCGGTCTCCGACGCCGCCGAGGATGTGATCGGCCTGATCCGGGCCGGCGCCCGGGGGTACGTGACCAAGACCATCTCGCCGGACGAGCTGGCCGCCGCGGTGCGCCGGGTGGCCGACGGCGACGCGGTGTTCAGCCCGCGGCTGGCCGGTTTCGTGCTGGACGCGTTCGCCTCCCGGCCGGACGTGCCGGTCGCCGATCCGGAGCTGGATCAGCTGACCAACCGGGAGCGGGAGGTGCTGCGGCTGCTGGCGCGGGGGTACGCGTACAAGGAGATCGCCAAGGAGCTGTACATCTCGATCAAGACGGTCGAGACCCACGTGTCCAATGTGCTGCGGAAACTCCAGATGAGCAACCGTTACGAGTTGTCACGCTGGGCGGCGGACCGGCGACTCGTCTGA
- a CDS encoding ABC transporter permease, with protein MFRYIVRRLLQMVLTFFGATFLLFALVFANQKDPIQALVGERPVSESQRITLTQRYHLDEGFFMQYWYYIKGLLTGDFGTSMTGRKIIDMMSDAWPVTLRLSLIAIVIAATFAVTVGVYSAIRRGGVFDNASLIITLVLLAMPIVVIAPLFQLIFGIQLGWFAPTATRDATFTQLLLPAIVLACVVIAPEMRVTRTSVVENLRADYVRTARAKGLSRMRVIWVHVLRNSLIPVVTLIGVDLGGLMAGAIVTEHVFNIPGVGFNLARAIRTEDGPLVVGFVSILVILFLFINLLVDLLYAALDPRIRYE; from the coding sequence ATGTTCCGCTACATCGTGCGGCGCCTACTGCAGATGGTCCTGACCTTCTTCGGGGCGACCTTCCTGCTGTTCGCGTTGGTGTTCGCCAACCAGAAGGACCCGATCCAGGCCTTGGTTGGCGAACGGCCCGTGTCCGAGAGTCAGCGCATCACGCTGACCCAGAGGTACCACCTGGATGAAGGCTTCTTCATGCAGTACTGGTACTACATCAAAGGCCTGCTCACCGGGGACTTCGGCACCTCGATGACCGGCCGCAAGATCATCGATATGATGTCCGACGCCTGGCCGGTGACCCTGCGTCTCTCGCTCATCGCGATCGTCATCGCGGCGACCTTCGCGGTGACCGTCGGCGTCTACTCCGCGATCCGGCGGGGCGGCGTCTTCGACAACGCCTCGTTGATCATCACGCTCGTGCTGCTCGCCATGCCGATCGTCGTCATCGCGCCCCTGTTCCAGTTGATCTTCGGCATCCAGCTGGGGTGGTTCGCGCCTACCGCAACACGGGACGCGACCTTCACGCAACTGCTTTTGCCCGCGATCGTGCTGGCCTGTGTCGTGATCGCGCCGGAGATGCGGGTGACCCGGACCTCGGTGGTGGAGAACCTTCGCGCCGACTACGTGCGCACCGCGCGGGCCAAGGGCCTGAGCCGGATGCGCGTCATCTGGGTGCACGTGCTGCGCAACTCGCTGATCCCGGTGGTCACGCTGATCGGCGTCGACCTGGGTGGCCTGATGGCCGGCGCCATCGTCACCGAGCACGTCTTCAACATTCCCGGCGTCGGCTTCAACCTGGCGCGAGCGATCCGCACCGAGGACGGTCCGCTCGTGGTCGGTTTCGTGAGCATCCTGGTGATCCTCTTCCTGTTCATCAACCTGCTCGTCGACCTGCTCTACGCCGCCCTCGACCCCAGGATCCGCTATGAGTGA